In a single window of the Tellurirhabdus bombi genome:
- the cyoE gene encoding heme o synthase: MQSETNILQSLTLSDKAKAYSELLKFRLSMFVALSGGFGYSLAVNDLSWYKLVMLLLGSLAITGAANIINQIIEKDSDKLMKRTAKRPLPSGRLSVQEATIFGFILFVVGCYIFLAFFNLRACALSILSLLLYGFVYTPLKKVGPIAVFVGALPGAFPPMIGWIAATNHFGLEPGILFAIQFFWQFPHFWAIAWVADEDYKRADIKLLPSAGEKNIDTAFQIMIYTLFLLPVGWLPYVMGMTGFNSAIIAMIFGILFLAQTFHLMRRCTDKAALQIMFGSFLYLPVVQIAFLLDKL; this comes from the coding sequence ATGCAATCAGAAACAAATATTCTACAATCATTAACACTGTCTGACAAAGCAAAAGCGTATTCAGAGCTTTTGAAGTTTCGTCTTTCAATGTTCGTTGCCTTATCGGGAGGTTTCGGGTATAGTTTAGCCGTAAACGATCTATCCTGGTATAAGTTAGTAATGCTCTTACTTGGATCATTAGCCATTACAGGAGCTGCTAACATCATCAATCAAATTATTGAAAAAGACAGTGATAAGCTAATGAAGCGTACTGCTAAACGCCCGCTACCGAGTGGACGTTTGAGTGTGCAGGAAGCTACTATTTTTGGTTTTATTCTGTTTGTAGTTGGATGCTATATTTTCCTGGCTTTTTTTAATCTACGGGCATGTGCCTTATCAATCTTGTCCTTGCTTCTTTATGGCTTCGTATATACACCATTGAAAAAGGTGGGTCCGATTGCTGTATTTGTTGGGGCGCTACCGGGAGCATTTCCGCCCATGATTGGATGGATAGCAGCAACTAACCATTTTGGACTAGAGCCAGGTATTCTCTTCGCCATTCAGTTTTTTTGGCAGTTCCCTCACTTCTGGGCCATTGCTTGGGTGGCAGATGAAGACTATAAACGTGCAGATATTAAGCTTTTGCCATCGGCAGGAGAAAAAAATATTGATACTGCTTTCCAAATCATGATTTACACCTTGTTCCTACTACCAGTAGGGTGGTTACCTTATGTAATGGGTATGACAGGGTTTAATTCAGCTATTATAGCTATGATTTTTGGAATCTTGTTTCTGGCGCAAACGTTTCATCTAATGAGACGATGTACAGACAAAGCAGCCTTACAAATTATGTTTGGATCGTTCCTGTACCTTCCAGTGGTGCAGATCGCGTTTCTTTTGGATAAATTATAG
- the nusG gene encoding transcription termination/antitermination protein NusG — protein MDSGVKWYVVRAVSGQEKKVKSYLENEIYRQGLGDYVPQILIPSEKVYEMRNGKKRVREKTFFPGYILISADLSNGEVMHVITSMPGVLGFLGNSNGPTKVPVPLRQAEVNRILGKVDEVTQEVSTPTLSFIKGESVKVVDGPFSGFIGTVEEVFDERKKLNVVVKIFGRNTPVELSYAQVEKES, from the coding sequence ATGGATAGCGGAGTTAAATGGTATGTCGTCCGGGCTGTTTCGGGCCAGGAAAAAAAAGTCAAGTCTTATCTGGAAAATGAAATTTACAGACAAGGTTTGGGTGACTACGTTCCGCAAATTCTGATTCCTTCTGAAAAGGTATATGAAATGCGGAATGGAAAAAAGCGTGTTCGAGAGAAGACTTTTTTTCCAGGTTATATTTTAATTTCTGCTGATTTATCGAACGGCGAAGTTATGCACGTAATCACCAGTATGCCTGGTGTATTAGGCTTTTTAGGAAACAGCAATGGTCCGACAAAAGTCCCAGTGCCCCTTCGTCAAGCAGAGGTAAATCGGATTTTGGGTAAAGTCGATGAAGTTACCCAAGAAGTATCGACACCAACCTTGTCGTTTATTAAAGGCGAGTCGGTGAAGGTAGTTGATGGCCCATTCAGTGGTTTTATCGGTACGGTAGAAGAAGTATTCGATGAGCGTAAAAAACTGAATGTCGTTGTCAAAATTTTCGGGCGCAATACGCCTGTAGAGCTGAGTTACGCACAAGTAGAAAAGGAAAGTTAA
- the rplA gene encoding 50S ribosomal protein L1 encodes MGKLTKKQKDALSKFDSKGSYSLAQAAEILKTISYTKFDASVDIDVRLGVDPRKADQMVRGVATLPHGTGKTVRVLVLCTPDKEAEAKEAGADYVGLDDYISKIEQGWTDIDVIITMPNVMAKVGKLGRVLGPRGLMPNPKSGTVTPEVGKAVREVKAGKIDFKVDKFGIIHTSIGKVSFDPDKLADNAQEVIATLMRLKPSSSKGTYVKTIHLSSTMSPSVVIDKSTVAGI; translated from the coding sequence ATGGGAAAACTGACAAAAAAGCAAAAAGATGCGCTGTCAAAGTTTGATTCTAAAGGGTCATACTCATTGGCGCAGGCTGCAGAGATTCTGAAAACAATCTCCTACACTAAGTTTGATGCATCTGTAGATATCGACGTTCGTTTGGGCGTTGATCCCCGCAAAGCTGACCAAATGGTTCGGGGTGTTGCAACACTACCACACGGTACGGGTAAGACCGTCCGCGTTTTAGTACTGTGTACGCCGGATAAAGAAGCTGAAGCAAAAGAGGCAGGTGCTGATTACGTTGGACTGGACGATTACATTTCGAAAATCGAACAAGGCTGGACTGATATAGATGTTATCATTACAATGCCTAACGTAATGGCAAAAGTTGGTAAGCTGGGCCGGGTTCTAGGTCCACGCGGCTTGATGCCAAATCCAAAATCAGGAACGGTTACGCCAGAAGTTGGCAAGGCTGTGCGTGAAGTGAAAGCGGGTAAAATTGACTTTAAAGTTGATAAATTCGGGATCATTCACACGAGTATTGGAAAAGTATCTTTTGATCCAGATAAACTGGCTGATAATGCACAAGAAGTTATTGCAACCCTTATGCGTTTGAAACCTTCTTCATCAAAAGGAACGTATGTGAAAACGATTCATTTGTCGAGTACAATGAGTCCAAGTGTTGTAATTGACAAATCGACAGTAGCTGGTATATAA
- a CDS encoding cytochrome c oxidase subunit 3 — protein MIQEEPEETLSMNPKKFTLWLFIVSILMLFASMTSAYLVRRAEGNWLEFTIPAIFSYSTGVLIISSASMQWAYNAAKKDNFGVLKTAISITFVCGLLFLVMQYLGWRDLVAQNVYFVGNPSGSFMYVFTGLHAFHLISGLFVLLFALRAAFNLKIHAKNLTQIEIANTYWHFLDILWIYLLGFLLYFN, from the coding sequence ATGATTCAAGAAGAGCCCGAAGAGACGCTCTCTATGAATCCCAAAAAATTTACGCTCTGGCTATTTATCGTAAGCATACTTATGCTTTTCGCGTCGATGACAAGTGCGTATTTGGTGAGGAGGGCTGAAGGAAACTGGCTGGAGTTTACGATTCCTGCTATTTTCAGCTATAGCACAGGAGTCCTGATTATCAGCAGTGCATCCATGCAATGGGCTTACAATGCCGCAAAAAAAGACAATTTTGGCGTTTTGAAAACGGCAATTTCTATTACTTTTGTGTGCGGCTTACTCTTTCTGGTCATGCAATACTTAGGCTGGAGAGATTTGGTAGCTCAAAATGTGTACTTTGTTGGTAACCCTTCAGGTTCATTCATGTACGTATTTACCGGGCTACATGCCTTTCACTTAATCAGTGGTTTGTTTGTATTGCTATTCGCTTTACGGGCAGCATTTAACTTGAAAATCCATGCGAAAAATCTAACGCAGATTGAAATCGCAAATACCTATTGGCATTTTCTAGATATTTTGTGGATTTATTTATTAGGCTTTTTATTGTACTTCAATTGA
- a CDS encoding COX15/CtaA family protein, translating into MTNSNNLTNTSERLFRRLALLTVITIYLLIVAGGIVRSTGSGMGCPDWPKCFGSWVPPTTSSQLPPNYAEIYGAKLKGEVVFNAAKTWTEYINRLAGAFSGLLVFATLLASIRFLKTDRAIFYGSLVAFVLIGVNGWLGAKVVSTELATYMVTLHMLLAIIVVFALLYVMVRSNAEAYSSISSQIPTTAINNVLYWVIGLSTIQVVFGTQVREAMDEVIVRMGEAGRMYWIERLGLPFYIHRSFSIVVFGVHLLLIYRLRKYSKLDAKLSTWATILAIAVAVEILTGILLSYLSVPAFAQPIHLTVAIVMLGAQFVILLMINAQTFLKNKSANALSYSH; encoded by the coding sequence ATGACCAATTCAAACAACCTCACTAATACATCTGAACGCTTATTCCGGAGGCTGGCCCTTCTGACAGTAATTACCATTTACCTACTCATTGTAGCTGGTGGTATTGTCAGAAGCACTGGCTCCGGAATGGGTTGTCCAGACTGGCCGAAATGCTTTGGGAGTTGGGTTCCACCTACAACCTCATCACAGCTCCCCCCCAACTACGCTGAAATTTACGGGGCAAAACTAAAGGGCGAAGTTGTATTCAATGCAGCAAAAACCTGGACAGAATACATAAACCGTTTAGCGGGTGCTTTTTCTGGCTTGCTCGTATTTGCTACTCTACTTGCTTCAATTCGATTTTTGAAAACTGACCGAGCTATCTTCTATGGTAGTTTGGTGGCATTTGTTCTAATAGGTGTAAACGGTTGGCTAGGAGCAAAAGTTGTATCAACTGAACTAGCTACATACATGGTAACCTTGCATATGCTGCTAGCAATCATAGTAGTATTTGCGCTTTTGTATGTTATGGTTCGTTCGAATGCAGAAGCCTATTCGAGCATTTCTAGTCAAATACCGACAACAGCAATAAATAATGTCCTTTACTGGGTGATTGGGTTGTCAACCATACAGGTTGTTTTTGGAACCCAGGTTCGAGAAGCAATGGATGAAGTGATTGTGAGGATGGGAGAAGCAGGAAGAATGTATTGGATCGAACGTTTGGGCTTGCCATTCTATATTCATCGCTCCTTTTCAATAGTAGTATTCGGAGTCCATTTACTGTTAATTTATCGGCTTCGCAAATACAGCAAGCTGGATGCTAAACTATCCACTTGGGCTACCATTTTAGCCATTGCTGTAGCAGTAGAAATTTTAACGGGTATTCTACTATCGTATTTAAGTGTTCCTGCTTTCGCACAACCTATACATTTAACAGTGGCTATTGTCATGTTAGGTGCACAATTTGTAATTTTGTTAATGATCAATGCACAAACGTTCCTGAAAAATAAATCAGCCAACGCTCTTTCTTACTCTCATTAA
- the rplK gene encoding 50S ribosomal protein L11, whose amino-acid sequence MAKEVAGYVKLQVKGGQANPAPPIGPALGSKGLNIMEFCKQFNGRTQDKVGTVLPVLITYYKDKSFDFVIKTPPAPILLMEAAKVKTASAQPNRNKVGSVSWDQVRQIAETKMADLNAFTVESAMKMIAGTARSMGITVTGEAPFETK is encoded by the coding sequence ATGGCAAAAGAAGTAGCTGGTTACGTGAAGCTGCAGGTAAAAGGCGGTCAAGCCAATCCTGCTCCTCCAATTGGTCCGGCGCTGGGTTCCAAAGGTTTGAATATCATGGAATTCTGCAAGCAGTTCAATGGACGGACGCAAGATAAGGTAGGTACTGTACTTCCTGTTCTGATTACGTACTACAAAGACAAGTCATTTGACTTCGTCATCAAAACTCCCCCTGCTCCCATCTTGCTGATGGAAGCTGCAAAGGTTAAAACCGCTTCGGCACAACCAAATCGGAACAAAGTTGGATCAGTATCGTGGGATCAGGTTCGTCAGATCGCTGAAACTAAAATGGCTGATTTAAATGCCTTCACAGTGGAATCAGCAATGAAAATGATTGCCGGAACGGCTCGTTCAATGGGTATTACTGTTACAGGTGAAGCCCCTTTCGAAACTAAATAA
- a CDS encoding DUF420 domain-containing protein, whose amino-acid sequence MATLELEKKQNIERLINVLAVAIPVVVAVLLGVRQKIDLGVWTTSLPHLNAGINSITSVTLILGLYFIKQRNVNAHRITMLISFVLGSLFLVSYVLYHLSNESTPFGGEGWIRPVYYFLLVSHILLSIVVVWFVLRAVYYALTEQFARHKAVVKWAYPIWLYVSVTGVVVYFLIKPYYNH is encoded by the coding sequence ATGGCAACGCTTGAGTTAGAAAAAAAACAAAATATTGAGCGGCTCATAAATGTTCTAGCAGTGGCTATTCCAGTGGTAGTAGCTGTATTATTAGGCGTGCGACAAAAAATTGATCTGGGCGTTTGGACAACATCATTGCCGCATCTGAATGCTGGAATCAACTCCATTACTTCCGTAACATTAATTCTAGGGCTTTACTTCATTAAACAGCGAAACGTAAATGCGCATCGAATAACGATGCTGATTTCATTTGTGCTAGGATCTCTTTTTCTGGTGAGTTATGTATTGTACCACCTTTCGAATGAATCAACTCCTTTCGGAGGAGAAGGGTGGATTCGACCCGTATATTATTTCTTACTAGTCTCGCATATTCTATTATCAATTGTAGTCGTTTGGTTTGTACTGAGGGCTGTGTACTACGCACTTACTGAACAGTTTGCCCGGCATAAGGCTGTGGTTAAATGGGCGTATCCTATATGGCTGTATGTGAGCGTAACCGGCGTAGTTGTGTATTTTCTGATCAAGCCTTATTACAACCATTAA
- a CDS encoding cytochrome c oxidase subunit 3 has translation MAATVTTAETPAFDKKTWMGGVEPMKASYGKLMMWFFLLSDTFTFSALLVTYGLIRFSFPAYDPALHGEFHFSNLYWPIPEKVYASLPFLHGVDAPLVFVGIMTFILIFSSVTMVLAVEAGHRRDRAAVEKYMLWTIIGGITFLGSQAWEWSHFIHGTDQGTIMKEYINGEWVSHTVFGANLVENQYGPAAFADLFFFITGFHGTHVLSGVVLNILIFYRASTGLYERRGHYEMVEKVGLYWHFVDLVWVFVFTFFYLV, from the coding sequence ATGGCTGCTACGGTTACAACGGCGGAAACTCCAGCATTCGACAAAAAGACCTGGATGGGTGGAGTGGAACCCATGAAAGCAAGTTACGGTAAGTTGATGATGTGGTTCTTCCTATTATCGGATACCTTTACATTCTCAGCTTTGCTGGTAACGTATGGACTAATCCGGTTTAGTTTCCCCGCTTACGATCCGGCCCTTCATGGTGAATTTCATTTTTCAAATTTGTACTGGCCAATACCGGAAAAGGTTTATGCCTCATTGCCATTTTTGCATGGCGTAGATGCTCCGCTGGTATTTGTTGGGATCATGACATTTATCCTGATTTTCTCGTCAGTAACTATGGTACTTGCGGTAGAAGCAGGACATCGTCGGGATCGGGCAGCCGTTGAGAAATACATGCTCTGGACTATTATTGGTGGTATTACCTTCCTAGGAAGCCAAGCGTGGGAATGGAGCCACTTTATTCATGGTACCGATCAGGGTACTATCATGAAGGAGTATATAAATGGTGAATGGGTGTCGCATACGGTTTTTGGAGCGAACCTGGTAGAAAATCAATATGGTCCTGCTGCCTTTGCTGATCTGTTTTTCTTCATCACTGGCTTTCACGGAACACACGTTTTGTCAGGGGTTGTACTGAATATCCTGATCTTCTACCGGGCTTCAACTGGTTTATATGAGCGTCGTGGCCACTATGAGATGGTAGAGAAAGTAGGCTTGTATTGGCACTTTGTTGATTTAGTGTGGGTATTTGTCTTTACGTTCTTCTATTTAGTATAA
- a CDS encoding DUF983 domain-containing protein, which yields MHEHCPHCNLRFEIEPGYFWGAMYVSYMLSGGLALLIGFTLFYGFNDPSSWIYLGIICPALVLITPINFRISRIVWLHYVSGISYDPRL from the coding sequence ATGCATGAGCATTGTCCTCACTGCAATTTACGATTTGAGATTGAGCCAGGTTATTTTTGGGGAGCTATGTACGTCAGTTATATGTTATCCGGCGGGTTAGCGTTGCTGATTGGATTTACTCTGTTCTATGGATTTAATGATCCAAGCTCCTGGATTTATTTAGGTATTATTTGTCCAGCCCTGGTTTTAATAACACCCATTAATTTCCGCATCTCTAGAATCGTTTGGTTACACTATGTTTCAGGTATAAGCTACGATCCCAGATTATAA
- a CDS encoding outer membrane beta-barrel protein, translated as MKYLLTSVFLLLGSLGMAANYTAEQDSLVILFGNKTRLVIHSIDRNGIRELTNYDINKIIRDMGMKLDSADAGNTFVVMDRNNTVRYLQDTVLVVTRGEGNVTVTVREHGNEQKRSSDKRFDKEDEDYSVRPREYRKNHSWSRWSVFGASIGLNTLIEQNALSAYPVESYELRPIGSRYFNLSLGQLPTIVRGKTVAFKLYYGVEVAWNNFMFDGNTRMDKRDNGVIFYEGVDANGNVERLDKSKLTVCTIGIPFVPRVSFYNPSGRRVFHIGVGPYVNYRIDSYTKVKPDNMGADRSHSNFHLNDFRYGMMMHLGLARVNFFAKYDLSPLFKDNLGPDVRVASFGISL; from the coding sequence ATGAAATACTTACTAACAAGTGTTTTTCTATTACTAGGCAGCCTTGGAATGGCAGCCAACTATACGGCGGAACAAGATTCACTGGTCATCTTATTCGGAAATAAGACACGGCTAGTTATTCATTCTATAGATCGAAATGGAATTCGCGAGTTAACCAATTACGACATAAATAAGATTATTCGTGATATGGGAATGAAGCTTGACTCTGCCGATGCCGGAAACACATTTGTGGTAATGGATCGCAACAATACGGTCCGGTACCTGCAAGATACTGTTTTGGTAGTAACACGCGGGGAGGGTAACGTAACGGTTACGGTGCGGGAGCATGGCAATGAGCAAAAAAGAAGCAGCGATAAGCGATTTGATAAAGAAGATGAGGATTATTCTGTGCGGCCCCGTGAATACCGAAAGAACCATAGCTGGAGCCGCTGGAGCGTATTTGGCGCTTCGATTGGTTTGAATACATTAATCGAGCAGAATGCACTGAGCGCATATCCCGTAGAAAGCTATGAACTACGTCCCATTGGGTCACGGTATTTCAACCTAAGCCTGGGACAGCTGCCAACAATCGTGCGGGGGAAAACAGTAGCTTTCAAGCTCTATTATGGAGTAGAAGTAGCCTGGAATAACTTTATGTTCGATGGCAATACCCGCATGGATAAAAGAGATAATGGAGTTATCTTCTATGAAGGAGTAGATGCCAATGGAAATGTGGAGCGGCTTGATAAAAGTAAATTGACCGTATGCACAATCGGAATTCCGTTTGTTCCACGCGTCTCTTTTTACAATCCGAGTGGCCGACGGGTTTTTCACATAGGTGTTGGTCCTTATGTCAACTACCGGATTGATAGCTACACAAAAGTAAAGCCAGACAACATGGGTGCAGACCGAAGCCATTCTAATTTTCATTTAAACGATTTTCGTTACGGAATGATGATGCACTTAGGGCTCGCGCGGGTTAATTTCTTCGCAAAATATGATCTGAGTCCTCTTTTCAAGGATAATTTAGGCCCCGATGTTCGAGTTGCTAGCTTTGGAATAAGCCTTTAA
- the tuf gene encoding elongation factor Tu, translated as MAKEAFDRSKPHVNIGTIGHVDHGKTTLTAAITKVLSEKGLAAVRDFSSIDNAPEEKERGITINTSHVEYATANRHYAHVDCPGHADYVKNMVTGAAQMDGAILVVAATDGPMPQTREHILLARQVGVPQLVVFMNKVDMVDDPELLELVEMEIRELLSFYDFDGDNIPVIQGSALGGLNGDAQWVKTIDELMEAVDSFIPLPPRQTDLPFLMPVEDVFSITGRGTVATGRIERGIINSGEQVEILGMGAENLKSVVTGVEMFRKILDRGEAGDNVGLLLRGIEKTDIRRGMVICKPGSVKPHSKFKAEVYVLSKEEGGRHTPFFNKYRPQFYFRTTDVTGEIVLPAGVEMVMPGDNITIEVTLINKIAMEKGLRFAIREGGRTVGAGQVTEILD; from the coding sequence ATGGCAAAAGAAGCATTTGACCGTTCCAAGCCTCACGTCAATATTGGTACGATTGGTCACGTTGACCACGGTAAAACGACGCTGACGGCTGCCATTACAAAGGTGCTATCCGAAAAAGGATTGGCCGCAGTACGGGACTTCTCTTCAATTGACAACGCTCCAGAAGAAAAAGAGCGTGGTATCACTATCAATACATCACACGTTGAGTACGCTACAGCTAACCGCCACTATGCGCACGTTGACTGTCCAGGTCACGCTGACTATGTGAAAAACATGGTTACAGGTGCTGCCCAGATGGATGGTGCTATCCTGGTAGTTGCTGCTACTGATGGACCGATGCCACAAACGCGTGAGCACATCCTGCTTGCTCGTCAGGTAGGTGTACCTCAGTTGGTTGTTTTCATGAACAAAGTGGACATGGTAGACGATCCAGAACTTCTGGAACTCGTTGAAATGGAAATTCGTGAACTGCTAAGCTTCTATGACTTCGACGGCGATAACATTCCAGTTATCCAAGGTTCTGCTTTGGGTGGTTTGAATGGCGACGCTCAGTGGGTTAAAACCATTGACGAACTGATGGAAGCCGTGGATAGCTTTATCCCTCTGCCTCCTCGTCAGACAGATCTGCCGTTCTTGATGCCAGTTGAAGACGTGTTCTCAATCACAGGTCGTGGTACAGTTGCTACTGGCCGTATTGAGCGTGGTATCATCAACTCAGGTGAGCAAGTTGAAATCCTAGGTATGGGTGCAGAAAACCTGAAATCAGTTGTAACTGGGGTTGAAATGTTCCGGAAAATTCTGGATCGTGGAGAAGCTGGTGATAACGTAGGTTTGTTGCTCCGTGGTATTGAGAAAACGGATATCCGTCGTGGTATGGTAATCTGTAAGCCAGGTTCGGTTAAGCCGCACTCTAAATTCAAGGCTGAGGTTTACGTACTATCGAAAGAAGAAGGTGGCCGTCACACGCCATTCTTTAACAAATACCGTCCTCAGTTCTACTTCCGTACAACGGACGTTACTGGTGAAATCGTTCTGCCAGCTGGTGTAGAAATGGTTATGCCAGGTGATAACATCACAATTGAAGTAACATTGATCAACAAAATTGCTATGGAAAAAGGTCTTCGCTTCGCGATTCGTGAAGGTGGCCGTACTGTAGGAGCTGGTCAGGTTACAGAAATTCTTGACTAA
- a CDS encoding SCO family protein codes for MQQIIKAGALILVLVVPALVFLFLRFFGENHFSLKTYYPLTNPSTGDVLVRASPDADWWESPKDTVFYTVPSYTLSVPPKDSTSGRLKLKSTKDFKDKIVIVSFTGSVCDQTCLQTAGQISRILDIFNKESEIVALTLMDRLGAARPLQHQWGNMPDKWTLGQPTHKSVQRVADYEFRFNERPIINPKKETFAYNEGFVLVDKEGHIRGYYKSTDKTDVDRLILEIRVLLDVYAKNNLTNGNA; via the coding sequence ATGCAACAAATCATAAAAGCCGGAGCCCTCATCCTTGTGTTGGTGGTTCCGGCTTTAGTTTTTTTATTTCTGAGGTTTTTTGGGGAAAATCATTTTAGTCTGAAAACGTACTATCCGCTAACTAACCCTTCAACTGGGGATGTATTAGTGCGGGCTAGTCCGGATGCTGACTGGTGGGAGAGTCCAAAGGATACGGTTTTCTATACCGTTCCTTCTTATACCTTATCTGTTCCTCCAAAAGATTCAACATCAGGCAGACTGAAACTTAAAAGTACGAAAGACTTTAAGGATAAAATTGTAATTGTTTCATTCACCGGATCAGTTTGTGATCAAACTTGTTTACAGACCGCTGGGCAGATTTCTCGTATCCTGGATATTTTCAACAAAGAGTCTGAAATTGTTGCTTTAACCTTAATGGATAGGCTGGGAGCTGCTCGTCCTTTGCAACACCAGTGGGGCAACATGCCAGACAAATGGACTTTAGGTCAGCCTACGCACAAGTCTGTACAACGGGTAGCCGATTATGAGTTCAGATTTAATGAAAGGCCAATTATAAATCCTAAGAAAGAAACGTTTGCCTACAATGAAGGGTTTGTATTAGTAGATAAAGAAGGACACATTAGAGGCTATTACAAAAGTACGGATAAAACAGATGTAGATCGGCTAATCCTGGAAATCCGGGTGTTACTCGATGTGTATGCAAAAAATAACTTGACCAATGGCAACGCTTGA
- a CDS encoding cytochrome C oxidase subunit IV family protein translates to MAEHTYHHEHEQGEIAPPQTKGIWRTFYILSAITALEFLIAFTIPAGTLKIAIFIGLTIVKAFYIVGEFMHLKHEVKTLIWSVLLPCIFVVWLLLALLMEGGSIFQLR, encoded by the coding sequence ATGGCAGAGCATACATATCATCACGAGCACGAGCAGGGCGAAATTGCACCTCCGCAGACAAAAGGAATCTGGCGTACATTTTACATTTTGTCCGCAATCACAGCCCTTGAGTTTTTAATCGCCTTTACAATACCAGCGGGTACACTGAAAATTGCGATCTTCATTGGATTGACAATTGTGAAAGCATTCTACATCGTTGGTGAGTTCATGCACTTAAAGCATGAAGTAAAGACGCTAATCTGGTCAGTTCTTCTACCTTGTATTTTTGTTGTTTGGCTATTACTTGCTTTATTAATGGAGGGTGGATCAATCTTCCAACTTAGATAA
- a CDS encoding RNA polymerase sigma factor, giving the protein MIRIIPFFITEAQLISALQRADARAQKVVYERYASRMLTVCARYIGDRFTAEEVLMDGFMRVFERIDQYKGEGSFEGWVRRIMVNEALTYLRRNKHWLAEVALDDALPTADVAFADQNIQAEDLLNLLEKLPEGYRTVFNLYAIEGYNHAEIAESLGISESTSKSQLHRARALLQKQLAHLDVKKNYLDYETASR; this is encoded by the coding sequence ATGATTCGAATTATACCCTTTTTTATAACAGAAGCGCAACTTATCAGTGCATTGCAACGCGCCGACGCTCGGGCCCAGAAAGTGGTTTACGAGCGGTATGCAAGTCGTATGCTCACGGTATGTGCTCGTTATATTGGAGATCGTTTTACAGCTGAAGAAGTTTTGATGGATGGGTTTATGCGAGTGTTTGAGCGGATTGACCAGTACAAAGGTGAAGGAAGCTTTGAGGGATGGGTACGCAGGATCATGGTTAATGAAGCGTTGACTTATCTACGCCGTAACAAACATTGGCTTGCAGAGGTTGCCTTGGATGATGCATTACCAACGGCAGATGTAGCGTTTGCCGATCAAAATATCCAAGCTGAAGACCTATTAAACCTATTAGAAAAATTACCGGAAGGTTACCGAACCGTGTTCAACTTATATGCTATCGAAGGATATAATCACGCCGAGATAGCCGAATCATTAGGAATATCAGAAAGTACGTCAAAATCGCAATTGCACCGGGCTCGAGCCTTATTGCAAAAGCAATTAGCACACTTGGACGTAAAAAAAAACTATCTGGATTATGAAACAGCATCCCGTTGA
- the secE gene encoding preprotein translocase subunit SecE: protein MDKFTAFLKASWEEVQQNVTWPKFGDLQASSTLVLVASLIFALLVGLIDFVFENGLNLFYQSF, encoded by the coding sequence ATGGACAAATTTACTGCGTTTCTAAAAGCTTCTTGGGAAGAGGTTCAGCAAAATGTTACTTGGCCCAAGTTTGGTGATTTACAGGCTAGCTCAACGCTAGTTTTAGTAGCGTCGCTCATCTTTGCCTTACTGGTGGGCTTAATTGATTTTGTCTTCGAGAACGGCCTGAACCTGTTTTATCAGTCGTTTTAA